A window from Nothobranchius furzeri strain GRZ-AD chromosome 17, NfurGRZ-RIMD1, whole genome shotgun sequence encodes these proteins:
- the LOC107393996 gene encoding kinesin-like protein KIF24 isoform X2, translating to MERKGRSGNDGLSIRAPESCRDAASLCPVHLGWCLPRSPPFSSEDGGLPPPGNHLNGGQNTTFPSGPNVGGRISFGENVSKDPDKYGATINTSNASRYAGPQCVCRQLDFNLEFPHSVHVSASHNRFVEPVQVKGSATAMQLELPIRNAAPYGPPKSKNNRRGTVSCSCDSHHEENRRGFSSVNSDDNFLSISKISHKPNPNCATDTDSKPFGQKLREGTSRKENVSPDTTKPIPVFEAKGTAGYNYGLPLSSPLVPKNKYVGGQRIRVCVRKRPLTRAECRRGQVDVVTTTPGEDCVIVRESKEAVDLSEYILQHKFYFDQVFGEGSSNEEVYQTTAFPLVQHMLNGGKATCFAYGQTGAGKTHTMLGSSPGEPGLYVLAVRDIFAHLSTTHTHSSLLVYASFFEIYCGQLYDLLDSRKRLFAREDGQKVVHISGLRNVRVDSVSSVLKVISQGTAERTQGVSGVNPLSSRSHAVLQIQLRGPNQQTGGRMWFVDLAGSERASDAKEPDRQTRMEGAEINQSLLALKECIRSLDKDESHTPFRQSKLTQVLKDSFIGNSLTCMIASISPGHQATEHTLNTLRYADRVKELKGQAEVRGRRRCKTGPFSKHNRSSSNVGTPKKATKLSETIEPNTPARFHTAGVFLRLTPKYSRCEEETQSKGRRQKILESEKPVRGWLANGERESWTKEADEEEGRRMTRGNSDSHHYVREKSTRAAPALKPQTGQRKHKEQTCEDNLTFMVKECGFHRRKKDNSPPEWIEEERICEVERQRERDLKKADTEKMRHLKQYHQHLQQSVPSLSSSVHFVPSFRCPSSPSSTQDSLSSFLPSSRLSFVTHMDHSLREILDEYAATGGADVDNDGPISLLRGETQVQPLTSTNHCENDAGAGSSNRLNDGWRLDESESERKRLVEERARRGEKRLAVRKQAWRAQVEEAVAESANRTANGKSSNVNVQLSDCWGLKDQRGTSVVRPNASDVSDKDMWRAAQTDSAHYDLVHQRAPAERPLSPSCNELLISDKLHESPFESANAKRDNILQNTPEAVSSNNHRERKNSFVANASEGQFPYAQSATSPVSSTRNGCIQPTDCAVYTHSCNHTAKISTFPQDETNVDSLSISLLHVDQQAAATSFLHSTNLVDSGVKTGEELVEDEDASDVAKMNLLDASDNVTLTEQQKYTKIAVSGNDANKSRISGFRQQKNQLFNNTATASPLQPSTCVSVLTPLLHIGNNSSPAAHNPAECASKSSSITREKSSISAGHLNRAPSHYSCNSNVLPKPKNAAKSTSNQEIRPTMHLFTTDGSEYTKWCVVEAHLEQLKQMEAFCHKEGKLLWRQHKMAFGEYVQKLAEILEGKARCLHSMRAQLQPFLTASTSSKQGNTHFHTVM from the exons ATGGAGAGAAAAGGAAGGTCAGGAAATGACGGTTTGTCTATACGAGCTCCTGAGAGCTGCAGGGATGCAGCATCATTATGCCCG GTTCACCTTGGCTGGTGTTTGCCGCGCAGTCCACCTTTCAGCTCTGAGGATGGAGGATTACCCCCTCCTGGGAATCACCTCAATGGAGGACAGAACACGACTTTTCCATCTGGTCCAAATG TGGGTGGAAGAATCAGTTTTGGTGAAAATGTGAGCAAGGATCCTGACAAATACGGAGCTACAATAAATACATCTAATGCATCCAGGTATGCTGGACCCCAGTGTGTTTGCAGGCAGCTTGATTTCAATCTTGAATTTCCTCATTCTGTTCATGTTTCTGCAAGCCATAATAGGTTTGTTGAGCCTGTCCAGGTAAAAGGATCAGCCACAGCCATGCAACTTGAGCTTCCCATCAGAAATGCAGCCCCATACGGCCCCCCAAAGAGCAAAAACAATAGGAGGGGCACAGTTAGCTGCTCATGTGATTCCCACCATGAAGAAAACAGAAGAGGATTTTCTTCGGTCAATTCTGATGACAATTTTCTATCAATTAGTAAAATATCCCACAAACCAAATCCCAATTGTGCAACTGATACTGATAGCAAACCTTTTGGACAAAAACTCAGAGAAGGAACCTCCAGGAAGGAAAATGTCTCTCCAGACACGACTAAGCCCATACCTGTTTTTGAAGCAAAAGGAACAGCTGGCTACAACTACGGACTCCCACTGAGTTCTCCACTGGTTCCAAAAAACAA GTATGTGGGGGGACAGCGGATTAGAGTGTGTGTTAGGAAAAGACCTTTGACACGTGCAGAGTGCAGAAGAGGACAGGTCGATGTTGTCACGACGACTCCAGGTGAAGACTGCGTTATTGTCCGTGAAAGCAAAGAAGCTGTGGATCTCTCTGAGTACATACTACAG CACAAGTTTTACTTTGACCAGGTTTTTGGGGAAGGGAGCTCTAATGAAGAGGTGTATCAAACGACAGCCTTTCCTCTGGTGCAGCACATGCTTAACGG AGGGAAAGCCACCTGCTTTGCATATGGACAAACAGGTGCAGGGAAGACTCACACCATGCTGGGATCATCTCCTGGGGAACCTGGGTTGTATGTTCTGGCAGTTCGGGACATTTTTGCTCACCTGTccaccacacacacgcactcatccTTACTGGTTTATGCTAGTTTCTTTGAGATCTACTGCGGTCAGTTGTACGACCTGTTGGACAGCAGGAAAAG GTTGTTTGCGAGAGAAGATGGACAGAAAGTGGTTCACATTTCAGGGCTGCGTAATGTCAGAGTGGATTCGGTCAGCTCGGTGCTTAAG GTGATTTCACAAGGAACAGCAGAACGGACTCAGGGAGTCAGTGGCGTGAATCCTCTCTCCTCCCGTTCTCACGCCGTGCTTCAGATTCAGCTCAGGGGTCCAAACCAGCAGACAGGTGGAAG gatGTGGTTTGTGGATCTGGCAGGAAGTGAGCGGGCATCTGATGCCAAAGAACCAGACAGACAGACTCGTATGGAGGGAGCTGAGATCAACCAGAGCCTGTTGGCT CTTAAGGAATGTATTCGTTCTCTTGATAAAGATGAATCCCACACACCATTCCGACAAAGCAAACTTACTCAG GTTTTAAAAGACTCATTTATTGGAAACTCCTTGACCTGCATGATTGCCAGCATCTCACCAGGTCACCAAGCAACCGAACACACGCTGAATACACTAAGATATGCTGATCG TGTGAAGGAGTTAAAGGGACAAGCAGAGGTAAGGGGAAGGAGAAGGTGCAAGACGGGACCTTTCTCTAAACATAACAGGAGCAGCAGCAACGTTGGCACTCCGAAAAAAGCAACCAAACTAAGTGAGACTATTGAACCAAATACACCTGCAAGGTTCCACACAGCGGGCGTATTCCTCCGCTTAACACCCAAGTACAGCAGATGTGAAGAGGAAACTCAGTCAAAAGGCAGAAGACAAAAAATACTTGAATCTGAGAAACCAGTTAGAGGTTGGCTGGCGAATGGTGAAAGGGAGAGTTGGACTAAAGAGGCAGACGAAGAAGAAGGTCGGCGCATGACACGTGGAAATTCTGATTCTCACCATTATGTTAGAGAGAAAAGTACCAGAGCAGCACCGGCACTCAAACCACAAACTGGTCAGCGGAAACACAAGGAACAAACTTGTGAGGATAATTTGACTTTTATGGTAAAAGAATGTGGATTCCACCGCAGGAAGAAAGATAATAGTCCACCAGAATGGATAGAAGAGGAAAGAATCTGTGAAGTAGAGCGACAAAGGGAAAGAGATTTAAAAAAGGCTGATACAGAAAAAATGAGACACCTAAAACAATATCATCAACATCTGCAGCAGTCTGTACCCTCATTGTCTTCATCAGTCCATTTCGTGCCATCTTTTAGATGTCCATCTTCTCCCTCCTCTACTCAGGACTCGCTCTCATCATTCCTGCCCTCCTCTCGCCTCTCGTTTGTAACTCACATGGATCATAGTTTGAGAGAGATTTTAGATGAATATGCAGCCACAGGAGGAGCCGATGTTGATAATGATGGACCGATTTCTTTGCTTAGAGGTGAGACTCAAGTTCAACCTTTAACCTCTACAAACCACTGCGAGAATGATGCTGGTGCCGGCAGCAGTAACCGTTTAAATGACGGCTGGAGGTTAGATGAGTCTGAAAGTGAGAGGAAAAGGCTGGTTGAGGAGAGGGCGAGGAGGGGGGAGAAAAGATTAGCTGTGAGGAAGCAAGCGTGGCGTGCTCAGGTGGAAGAAGCAGTGGCGGAGTCTGCAAATAGAACAGCAAACGGAAAATCGTCAAATGTAAATGTGCAACTGTCAGACTGCTGGGGTTTGAAGGACCAAAGAGGAACAAGCGTGGTCAGACCAAATGCGTCAGATGTCTCGGATAAAGACATGTGGAGAGCTGCACAGACAGATTCAGCTCACTATGATTTGGTGCATCAGCGAGCTCCTGCAGAAAGGCCTCTTTCCCCATCATGCAATGAGCTCCTGATCTCAGATAAGCTGCATGAGTCTCCTTTTGAATCTGCAAATGCTAAACGTGATAATATCCTACAAAATACTCCAGAGGCAGTATCATCAAACAACCACAGAGAGAGAAAAAATAGCTTTGTAGCTAATGCTAGTGAAGGACAATTTCCATATGCTCAATCAGCCACATCACCTGTTTCATCTACCAGGAATGGATGCATACAGCCAACAGATTGTGCTGTTTACACACACTCATGCAACCACACAGCCAAAATCTCTACTTTCCCTCAAGATGAGACAAATGTGGACTCGCTCAGCATTTCCCTGCTTCATGTCGATCAACAAGCTGCTGCCACCTCATTCTTACATTCTACGAATCTGGTAGACTCTGGTGTAAAAACAGGGGAAGAACTTGTAGAGGATGAAGATGCATCAGATGTAGCTAAAATGAATCTTTTAGATGCATCTGACAATGTGACACTGACTGAGCAGCAAAAATACACCAAAATAGCTGTCAGTGGAAACG ATGCAAACAAATCTCGCATTTCTGGCTTTAGGCAGCAGAAAAATCAACTTTTTAACAACACAGCTACTGCATCGCCACTTCAACCATCTACATGTGTGTCTGTGCTTACTCCTCTCTTGCACATTGGGAACAACAGCTCTCCTGCTGCACACAACCCAGCAGAATGTGCGAGTAAATCTTCATCCATTACAAGAGAAAAATCCAGCATCTCTGCTGGTCATCTGAATAGAGCGCCGTCCCACTATTCCTGCAACTCAAATGTTTTACCAAAACCAAAAAATGCAGCAAAATCAACCAGCAATCAAGAAATTAGACCCACTATGCATCTTTTTACCACAGATGGCTCTGAATACACCAA GTGGTGTGTTGTTGAGGCCCACCTGGAGCAGCTGAAACAGATGGAAGCTTTCTGTCATAAAGAGGGGAAACTTTTATGGCGGCAACATAAAATG GCATTTGGGGAATATGTCCAAAAGCTGGCAGAGATCCTGGAGGGAAAGGCCAGATGTCTACACAGCATGAGAGCTCAGCTGCAGCCGTTTCTGACAGCCAGTACGTCCTCAAAACAAGGAAACACACATTTCCATACAGTCATGTAA
- the LOC107393996 gene encoding kinesin-like protein KIF24 isoform X5: MERKGRSGNDGLSIRAPESCRDAASLCPVHLGWCLPRSPPFSSEDGGLPPPGNHLNGGQNTTFPSGPNVGGRISFGENVSKDPDKYGATINTSNASSHNRFVEPVQVKGSATAMQLELPIRNAAPYGPPKSKNNRRGTVSCSCDSHHEENRRGFSSVNSDDNFLSISKISHKPNPNCATDTDSKPFGQKLREGTSRKENVSPDTTKPIPVFEAKGTAGYNYGLPLSSPLVPKNKYVGGQRIRVCVRKRPLTRAECRRGQVDVVTTTPGEDCVIVRESKEAVDLSEYILQHKFYFDQVFGEGSSNEEVYQTTAFPLVQHMLNGGKATCFAYGQTGAGKTHTMLGSSPGEPGLYVLAVRDIFAHLSTTHTHSSLLVYASFFEIYCGQLYDLLDSRKRLFAREDGQKVVHISGLRNVRVDSVSSVLKVISQGTAERTQGVSGVNPLSSRSHAVLQIQLRGPNQQTGGRMWFVDLAGSERASDAKEPDRQTRMEGAEINQSLLALKECIRSLDKDESHTPFRQSKLTQVLKDSFIGNSLTCMIASISPGHQATEHTLNTLRYADRVKELKGQAEVRGRRRCKTGPFSKHNRSSSNVGTPKKATKLSETIEPNTPARFHTAGVFLRLTPKYSRCEEETQSKGRRQKILESEKPVRGWLANGERESWTKEADEEEGRRMTRGNSDSHHYVREKSTRAAPALKPQTGQRKHKEQTCEDNLTFMVKECGFHRRKKDNSPPEWIEEERICEVERQRERDLKKADTEKMRHLKQYHQHLQQSVPSLSSSVHFVPSFRCPSSPSSTQDSLSSFLPSSRLSFVTHMDHSLREILDEYAATGGADVDNDGPISLLRGETQVQPLTSTNHCENDAGAGSSNRLNDGWRLDESESERKRLVEERARRGEKRLAVRKQAWRAQVEEAVAESANRTANGKSSNVNVQLSDCWGLKDQRGTSVVRPNASDVSDKDMWRAAQTDSAHYDLVHQRAPAERPLSPSCNELLISDKLHESPFESANAKRDNILQNTPEAVSSNNHRERKNSFVANASEGQFPYAQSATSPVSSTRNGCIQPTDCAVYTHSCNHTAKISTFPQDETNVDSLSISLLHVDQQAAATSFLHSTNLVDSGVKTGEELVEDEDASDVAKMNLLDASDNVTLTEQQKYTKIAVSGNDANKSRISGFRQQKNQLFNNTATASPLQPSTCVSVLTPLLHIGNNSSPAAHNPAECASKSSSITREKSSISAGHLNRAPSHYSCNSNVLPKPKNAAKSTSNQEIRPTMHLFTTDGSEYTKWCVVEAHLEQLKQMEAFCHKEGKLLWRQHKMAFGEYVQKLAEILEGKARCLHSMRAQLQPFLTASTSSKQGNTHFHTVM; encoded by the exons ATGGAGAGAAAAGGAAGGTCAGGAAATGACGGTTTGTCTATACGAGCTCCTGAGAGCTGCAGGGATGCAGCATCATTATGCCCG GTTCACCTTGGCTGGTGTTTGCCGCGCAGTCCACCTTTCAGCTCTGAGGATGGAGGATTACCCCCTCCTGGGAATCACCTCAATGGAGGACAGAACACGACTTTTCCATCTGGTCCAAATG TGGGTGGAAGAATCAGTTTTGGTGAAAATGTGAGCAAGGATCCTGACAAATACGGAGCTACAATAAATACATCTAATGCATCCAG CCATAATAGGTTTGTTGAGCCTGTCCAGGTAAAAGGATCAGCCACAGCCATGCAACTTGAGCTTCCCATCAGAAATGCAGCCCCATACGGCCCCCCAAAGAGCAAAAACAATAGGAGGGGCACAGTTAGCTGCTCATGTGATTCCCACCATGAAGAAAACAGAAGAGGATTTTCTTCGGTCAATTCTGATGACAATTTTCTATCAATTAGTAAAATATCCCACAAACCAAATCCCAATTGTGCAACTGATACTGATAGCAAACCTTTTGGACAAAAACTCAGAGAAGGAACCTCCAGGAAGGAAAATGTCTCTCCAGACACGACTAAGCCCATACCTGTTTTTGAAGCAAAAGGAACAGCTGGCTACAACTACGGACTCCCACTGAGTTCTCCACTGGTTCCAAAAAACAA GTATGTGGGGGGACAGCGGATTAGAGTGTGTGTTAGGAAAAGACCTTTGACACGTGCAGAGTGCAGAAGAGGACAGGTCGATGTTGTCACGACGACTCCAGGTGAAGACTGCGTTATTGTCCGTGAAAGCAAAGAAGCTGTGGATCTCTCTGAGTACATACTACAG CACAAGTTTTACTTTGACCAGGTTTTTGGGGAAGGGAGCTCTAATGAAGAGGTGTATCAAACGACAGCCTTTCCTCTGGTGCAGCACATGCTTAACGG AGGGAAAGCCACCTGCTTTGCATATGGACAAACAGGTGCAGGGAAGACTCACACCATGCTGGGATCATCTCCTGGGGAACCTGGGTTGTATGTTCTGGCAGTTCGGGACATTTTTGCTCACCTGTccaccacacacacgcactcatccTTACTGGTTTATGCTAGTTTCTTTGAGATCTACTGCGGTCAGTTGTACGACCTGTTGGACAGCAGGAAAAG GTTGTTTGCGAGAGAAGATGGACAGAAAGTGGTTCACATTTCAGGGCTGCGTAATGTCAGAGTGGATTCGGTCAGCTCGGTGCTTAAG GTGATTTCACAAGGAACAGCAGAACGGACTCAGGGAGTCAGTGGCGTGAATCCTCTCTCCTCCCGTTCTCACGCCGTGCTTCAGATTCAGCTCAGGGGTCCAAACCAGCAGACAGGTGGAAG gatGTGGTTTGTGGATCTGGCAGGAAGTGAGCGGGCATCTGATGCCAAAGAACCAGACAGACAGACTCGTATGGAGGGAGCTGAGATCAACCAGAGCCTGTTGGCT CTTAAGGAATGTATTCGTTCTCTTGATAAAGATGAATCCCACACACCATTCCGACAAAGCAAACTTACTCAG GTTTTAAAAGACTCATTTATTGGAAACTCCTTGACCTGCATGATTGCCAGCATCTCACCAGGTCACCAAGCAACCGAACACACGCTGAATACACTAAGATATGCTGATCG TGTGAAGGAGTTAAAGGGACAAGCAGAGGTAAGGGGAAGGAGAAGGTGCAAGACGGGACCTTTCTCTAAACATAACAGGAGCAGCAGCAACGTTGGCACTCCGAAAAAAGCAACCAAACTAAGTGAGACTATTGAACCAAATACACCTGCAAGGTTCCACACAGCGGGCGTATTCCTCCGCTTAACACCCAAGTACAGCAGATGTGAAGAGGAAACTCAGTCAAAAGGCAGAAGACAAAAAATACTTGAATCTGAGAAACCAGTTAGAGGTTGGCTGGCGAATGGTGAAAGGGAGAGTTGGACTAAAGAGGCAGACGAAGAAGAAGGTCGGCGCATGACACGTGGAAATTCTGATTCTCACCATTATGTTAGAGAGAAAAGTACCAGAGCAGCACCGGCACTCAAACCACAAACTGGTCAGCGGAAACACAAGGAACAAACTTGTGAGGATAATTTGACTTTTATGGTAAAAGAATGTGGATTCCACCGCAGGAAGAAAGATAATAGTCCACCAGAATGGATAGAAGAGGAAAGAATCTGTGAAGTAGAGCGACAAAGGGAAAGAGATTTAAAAAAGGCTGATACAGAAAAAATGAGACACCTAAAACAATATCATCAACATCTGCAGCAGTCTGTACCCTCATTGTCTTCATCAGTCCATTTCGTGCCATCTTTTAGATGTCCATCTTCTCCCTCCTCTACTCAGGACTCGCTCTCATCATTCCTGCCCTCCTCTCGCCTCTCGTTTGTAACTCACATGGATCATAGTTTGAGAGAGATTTTAGATGAATATGCAGCCACAGGAGGAGCCGATGTTGATAATGATGGACCGATTTCTTTGCTTAGAGGTGAGACTCAAGTTCAACCTTTAACCTCTACAAACCACTGCGAGAATGATGCTGGTGCCGGCAGCAGTAACCGTTTAAATGACGGCTGGAGGTTAGATGAGTCTGAAAGTGAGAGGAAAAGGCTGGTTGAGGAGAGGGCGAGGAGGGGGGAGAAAAGATTAGCTGTGAGGAAGCAAGCGTGGCGTGCTCAGGTGGAAGAAGCAGTGGCGGAGTCTGCAAATAGAACAGCAAACGGAAAATCGTCAAATGTAAATGTGCAACTGTCAGACTGCTGGGGTTTGAAGGACCAAAGAGGAACAAGCGTGGTCAGACCAAATGCGTCAGATGTCTCGGATAAAGACATGTGGAGAGCTGCACAGACAGATTCAGCTCACTATGATTTGGTGCATCAGCGAGCTCCTGCAGAAAGGCCTCTTTCCCCATCATGCAATGAGCTCCTGATCTCAGATAAGCTGCATGAGTCTCCTTTTGAATCTGCAAATGCTAAACGTGATAATATCCTACAAAATACTCCAGAGGCAGTATCATCAAACAACCACAGAGAGAGAAAAAATAGCTTTGTAGCTAATGCTAGTGAAGGACAATTTCCATATGCTCAATCAGCCACATCACCTGTTTCATCTACCAGGAATGGATGCATACAGCCAACAGATTGTGCTGTTTACACACACTCATGCAACCACACAGCCAAAATCTCTACTTTCCCTCAAGATGAGACAAATGTGGACTCGCTCAGCATTTCCCTGCTTCATGTCGATCAACAAGCTGCTGCCACCTCATTCTTACATTCTACGAATCTGGTAGACTCTGGTGTAAAAACAGGGGAAGAACTTGTAGAGGATGAAGATGCATCAGATGTAGCTAAAATGAATCTTTTAGATGCATCTGACAATGTGACACTGACTGAGCAGCAAAAATACACCAAAATAGCTGTCAGTGGAAACG ATGCAAACAAATCTCGCATTTCTGGCTTTAGGCAGCAGAAAAATCAACTTTTTAACAACACAGCTACTGCATCGCCACTTCAACCATCTACATGTGTGTCTGTGCTTACTCCTCTCTTGCACATTGGGAACAACAGCTCTCCTGCTGCACACAACCCAGCAGAATGTGCGAGTAAATCTTCATCCATTACAAGAGAAAAATCCAGCATCTCTGCTGGTCATCTGAATAGAGCGCCGTCCCACTATTCCTGCAACTCAAATGTTTTACCAAAACCAAAAAATGCAGCAAAATCAACCAGCAATCAAGAAATTAGACCCACTATGCATCTTTTTACCACAGATGGCTCTGAATACACCAA GTGGTGTGTTGTTGAGGCCCACCTGGAGCAGCTGAAACAGATGGAAGCTTTCTGTCATAAAGAGGGGAAACTTTTATGGCGGCAACATAAAATG GCATTTGGGGAATATGTCCAAAAGCTGGCAGAGATCCTGGAGGGAAAGGCCAGATGTCTACACAGCATGAGAGCTCAGCTGCAGCCGTTTCTGACAGCCAGTACGTCCTCAAAACAAGGAAACACACATTTCCATACAGTCATGTAA